ATGGGGCAGGAGCACCAACACGCGGGCGGCCCCACGGACCGCCGGATGGAGATGCAACACAACCCGCAGTTCCTCGTCGCCGGCGGTTGGGTGGCGTCGCGGCTGGACTCGGCGAGCCTGGTGGTCCTTCACGTCGGCCGCAGCGATTCGGCGTACCTCGCCGGACATGTGCCTGGCGCGCGGTTCCTGCCGCTATCCGCCGTCGCCACGACGGTGGGAGGGATCCCCAATCAGTTCCCGACCGCGGATCAGATGGCTGCGACCTTTCGCGACCTGGGCGTGGGCGAGTCCGCGAAGATCGTGATCTACGGTGACGACCCCGGACTCTTCGCCGCGCGGGCCTGGGTAGCGCTCGACCTCCTTGGACACGGCGGGCGAGCGGCGCTGCTGGACGGGGGGCTGGTGCGCTGGCGTGCGGCGGGACGTCCCGCGGAAACGGGGGCGCGCTCCGCGGCGGCGCAACCCTTCACCGCGCGGTGGCGAGGGGATCTCGTGGTGGACGCGGAGTGGGTACGCGCCCATCTCGGCGACACCACCGTGGTGCTGGTGGACACCCGCCCCGCCGACCAGTTCAGCGGCGCGGAAGCCCCGGGCCCCGGGGCGATCCCCGAAGGGCGGCGCGGCCACATACCGGGCGCGAAGAGCATGCCATGGATGAACGCGCTGGCCTCCCGCGAGGATCCCGCCCTGAAGCCGATGCACGCGCTGCATCACGAGCTCTGGGAGCCTGCCGGCGCAGACCGGGCGCGAACGGTCGTGACCTACTGCCGGACCGGGATGCAGGCGAGCCACTCGTACTTCGTGGCCCGCTACATCGGCTATCCTGACGTGCGGCTATACGACGGGAGCTTCATCGAGTGGTCGGCTCTCGACGCGCGCGACCATCCGGTGGAGAACGGCGGGCGATAGCCGGTCACTGGCGCGGGCAGCGCCCCGCCGCCCGCGCCCGCTCCATGCCCATCCTGAGCCACGACCCCGACGGCACGAAACGGCCCTCGGGCTCGGGTGGCCAGGCGAACCGGATCGTGTCCCGTGCCGCCACGGGCAGGACGAGCAGCGATTCGGCCTGCTTCACGACGTGCCGCGACCACGCGTCGTCCTCGCGGTGGAACGCCTCGCGGATATCCGGGACGTCCTCGGCGTTGCCCGTCAGCGACAGACCGCGCAGCGCAACCTCGCGCACGACTCGCCGCGGGAAGTGCAGAAGCTCACGCCAGTACGGCGCCATCTCGGGATAGGGGTACGTCGAGAGCGCGTGCAGGGATCCCTGCCAGACGACCCACGGGCCGGTGAACGGTGTCCCGAGCCTCGTCAGGGC
The window above is part of the Gemmatimonadales bacterium genome. Proteins encoded here:
- a CDS encoding sulfurtransferase, translated to MTRTLIGLLPFVMAVVPAMGQEHQHAGGPTDRRMEMQHNPQFLVAGGWVASRLDSASLVVLHVGRSDSAYLAGHVPGARFLPLSAVATTVGGIPNQFPTADQMAATFRDLGVGESAKIVIYGDDPGLFAARAWVALDLLGHGGRAALLDGGLVRWRAAGRPAETGARSAAAQPFTARWRGDLVVDAEWVRAHLGDTTVVLVDTRPADQFSGAEAPGPGAIPEGRRGHIPGAKSMPWMNALASREDPALKPMHALHHELWEPAGADRARTVVTYCRTGMQASHSYFVARYIGYPDVRLYDGSFIEWSALDARDHPVENGGR